Proteins encoded by one window of Bactrocera oleae isolate idBacOlea1 chromosome 4, idBacOlea1, whole genome shotgun sequence:
- the LOC106627315 gene encoding uncharacterized protein CG5098 isoform X1 produces MSNNNPHGHISQPTQNPSWNHLQIPSYIPRQPQLAHMSNERPMVRSPSAWHAPAPPPDSLYNFMSANHKNLEHQMNSLLPRSLLPPFDSMDLSLQSSRSSSSPLNKIVGGHAPGMLTHEYGGHKHAATPQPPGPPPPHQHQQHSHQPQAHQHQQQQQQQQQQQSQHHGPNSYPIHNLSSNSPSLAQQQQQQQQQQQQQSQHAHHSQLSALQSSPATHGMQSGATPQSPASPAGSQGPGKYMNTNGNDCEGMLPPGGSNSGGSSSVGGNNNGASASSGTAGGGGGGPSPVHTYMREPNDAPSHMSEAYGKVPHLARNYESELQSKGAGPKPVELVSKDCNYTSLITNKMQSHAQQQQHQQQSQVSPKKQSPLRNYHAQQQHQHHHQQQQHQQQPPAFNNPPQSAMKHNGPHTPPTPQSPVMHQQTGGPLHGMDYNQMHLQQQQQQSQPQNAYPHQQQQQHMSQHLPPPPPPHALHYPPHPHAHQLPHSLLPQQPTQHQQQATQLSQQNQQHHMPSQQHLHTQMHQNQQHQHQVSPRMHQQQQQSLSAQQQQQQQNQSPPMHRSLNTHIQHTNSTNYTHLDDMAPAAPTNASNTNTYNVHTAELKKSSPPADNTVIADLSPTAVNSGANNTYSTSGNSAPKAACIPDSAESPSPEAISSHCESLDSNSNSSGGGGAGFRQRLHKRSGDTKSSGAEAVDFGSVLMPTQGQDNSPQQQYQQLSRNNIPRSPKSSPTEQVRRSPRKADIKSPASNFNKSPPTATANLGTTHTQPEKMAIASTPSSPTSQTMENGRIPPTIGSASTPLGTTAETFADSEVETIDKISAMIASTANDSATHVDANSNSSIKSVGERDSAALSSGSPKTKKQRQALKLRNAAEYNSNSNGSSNSYSAIANATATNRCMPVNDNAVAVDELRKELMQSELQQLEEANGDKSAAQTNEHEGDVEAGNRMESQGDARMRQPPPLSPQSNSHSSSSSSSTSSCSNSSRSSKTTTTTTHAESKTSGSQCPVIATTTTALEDDNKRTRQTSNERQAPTQTADAEPLNLNAHKSDTVTAAFEEVENKLEEMFAGIEDEPIIPETEDLTSQPPANTTEVVRDLSLALELSSANPNTQHSAPALSSDASQEANKSMNSTAQDVSTPLHVRTEGPPPTKAAKKSTLPSPIRKTITADLQTVDAERAQTTANKEDTKTNNIAAATTAATGRRSGPPRRRLSVAMDPANLRILLDDDDADFAEARPQRGKRTTSAKRNNNSSQNNSEQKKDVVICLEDDDDQPSTSAAAAAALAAKTAKEATTQAAGGNSSNANAKTTSKAAKGRKTQDTRKRPSRAADAGKNGAKKKLTPKQQQQQRRKQQQHSSDDDAPIAPSATAEQIKNKSPFILVKRDGSINVVNAPLNAEDVNEKNAAARQVKKPSGAAGYAHDRKNLRGLHSSTLSNKYDADTTDSTWICVFCKRGPHRLGLGDLFGPYLVTIDCEEYKAAVKTPDTIDMDAIFVSKRRRLDMVQTNPRNLPVVPAKNCTTTMGATVTATRTSGAVSIPNTLRQHDFFSCDSLLQGKKKKNSQDTNACGNSNTEASAIIDPLDCSADETLQQNFLGMSKVSDKSYEVWLHEDCIVWAPGVYLVGVRVMGLDAAVWTSTSYHCVLCNKPGAIVCCLQRDCKAAAHVPCARAAGWSLNESTMKVHCQQHAVQPAIVPTTLSALAALQQQQSAVLENS; encoded by the exons ATGTCTAATAATAATCCACATGGACACATAAGCCAACCGACGCAAAATCCTTCATGGAATCATTTGCAA ATACCATCGTATATACCGAGGCAGCCACAGTTGGCGCATATGTCGAACGAACGTCCCATGGTGCGTTCACCATCGGCTTGGCATGCGCCGGCACCGCCACCGGATTCCCTATATAATTTCATGTCGGCCaatcataaaaat ctTGAACATCAGATGAATTCGCTGCTGCCTCGTTCGCTTTTACCGCCATTCGACTCAATGGACTTATCGCTGCAATCAAGTCGCAGTTCAAGTTCACCGCTGAACAAAATCGTTGGTGGTCATGCGCCTGGTATGCTGACACATGAGTACGGTGGTCATAAGCATGCGGCCACGCCACAGCCGCCAGGACCACCGCCTCCACATCAACATCAGCAACATTCCCACCAGCCACAAGCGCATCagcatcagcagcaacaacagcaacagcagcagcagcaatcaCAACATCATGGACCGAATAGTTACCCGAT TCATAATTTATCGTCGAACTCACCTAGCTTggcacaacagcagcagcagcagcaacagcaacaacaacaacagtcgcAGCACGCACATCACTCTCAATTATCTGCATTGCAATCTTCACCAGCCACACATGGCATGCAAAGTGGCGCCACACCGCAATCGCCTGCCTCCCCAGCTGGTAGTCAAGGTCCCGGTAAATATATGAATACGAATGGCAATGATTGTGAAGGTATGCTGCCACCTGGTGGCTCAAATTCTGGCGGTTCGTCGTCAGTAGGTGGCAATAATAACGGTGCGAGTGCGAGCAGCGGTACCGCTGGTGGAGGAGGCGGCGGTCCAAGCCCTGTGCATACTTATATGCGCGAGCCTAACGATGCTCCTAGCCATATGAGTGAAGCCTATGGTAAAGTACCGCATTTGGCGCGTAACTATGAATCTGAG ttGCAGTCCAAAGGCGCCGGACCAAAGCCGGTTGAGTTGGTCAGCAAAGATTGTAATTACACTTCgcttataacaaataaaatgcaGTCGCAtgcgcagcaacagcaacatcaacaacagTCACAAGTTTCTCCCAAGAAGC AATCACCATTGCGCAATTATcatgcgcaacaacaacatcagcatcatcatcagcagcagcaacatcagCAGCAGCCACCAGCTTTCAATAACCCACCACAGTCTGCCATGAAGCATAACGGACCACATACACCGCCCACACCACAATCACCCGTAATGCATCAGCAAACTGGTGGACCCTTACATGGCATGGACTATAATCAAATGCAtttgcagcagcaacagcagcagtcgCAACCGCAGAACGCTTatccacatcaacaacaacaacaacatatgtcGCAACATTTGCCACCCCCACCGCCACCACATGCTCTACATTATCCACCACACCCGCATGCACATCAGCTGCCACACAGTCTCTTGCCGCAGCAGCCAACACAGCATCAACAGCAAGCAACACAATTGTCGCAACAAAATCAGCAACATCATATGCCATCGCAACAACACCTACACACGCAAATGCATCAAAATCAACAACATCAACACCAAGTATCGCCACGcatgcaccaacaacaacaacagtcttTATCagcacagcagcaacaacaacaacaaaaccaatcaCCACCAATGCATCGTTCACTGAACACCCACATACAACACACCAATTCCACCAATTACACGCATCTCGATGATATGGCGCCTGCTGCTCCAACCAATGCATCAAATACCAACACGTACAACGTGCACACAGCAGAGTTGAAAAAATCGTCACCACCTGCTGATAACACCGTAATAGCTGATCTCTCACCGACAGCAGTCAACAGTGGTGCGAATAATACGTACTCCACCAGCGGGAACAGTGCGCCCAAAGCGGCTTGCATACCCGACAGCGCCGAGTCGCCTTCACCGGAAGCTATTTCATCGCATTGCGAGTCCTTGGACTCGAATAGCAATAGTAGTGGCGGAGGAGGCGCAGGTTTTCGACAACGTCTACATAAACGTAGTGGTGACACCAAATCATCCGGCGCTGAGGCTGTAGATTTCGGCAGTGTTTTAATGCCAACACAAGGCCAAGATAACTCACCACAGCAGCAGTACCAACAATTGTCTAGGAACAACATTCCACGCAGTCCAAAGTCGTCACCAACGGAACAAGTGCGTCGTTCACCGCGCAAAGCTGATAT CAAATCTCCTGCAAGCAATTTCAACAAATCACCTCCCACTGCAACGGCAAATTTAGgtacaacacacacacagcccGAAAAAATGGCAATCGCCTCTACACCATCCTCGCCGACAAGCCAAACAATGGAGAATGGACGCATACCGCCAACAATTGGCTCGGCCTCAACTCCATTGGGCACAACGGCAGAAACATTTGCCGACTCCGAAGTGGAGACAATTGACAAAATCAGCGCCATGATCGCCAGCACCGCAAATGACAGCGCAACACACGTGGATGCGAACAGTAATTCAAGCATAAAGAGTGTTGGTGAACGTGACAGCGCCGCTCTCAGTAGCGGCAGCCCGAAAACCAAAAAGCAACGGCAAGCGCTGAAATTGCGCAACGCCGCCGAATACAATTCGAATTCGAATGGCTCAAGCAATTCATATAGCGCCATAGCAAATGCCACCGCCACCAATAGATGTATGCCCGTCAACGATAATGCCGTTGCCGTCGATGAGTTGCGCAAAGAATTGATGCAATCAGAATTACAACAACTGGAGGAGGCTAATGGCGACAAATCCGCAGCGCAAACCAATGAACACGAGGGCGATGTTGAAGCTGGCAATCGTATGGAGTCGCAAGGAGATGCGCGCATGAGGCAGCCACCACCACTAAGTCCGCAAAGTAATAGTCACAGCAGCAGCAGTTCGTCCAGCACTTCCAGTTGCAGTAACTCCAGTCGCAGCAGcaagacaacaacaacgacaacgcATGCAGAGAGCAAAACATCGGGAAGTCAGTGTCCagttatagcaacaacaacgacagctTTGGAAGATGACAATAAGCGCACACGACAAACTTCAAACGAGCGACAAGCGCCGACGCAAACTGCCGACGCCGAaccactgaatttaaatgcacaTAAGAGCGACACAGTGACAGCGGCATTCGAAGAG GTTGAAAATAAGTTGGAAGAGATGTTTGCCGGCATCGAAGATGAGCCCATCATACCGGAGACCGAAGATCTTACTTCACAGCCGCCCGCCAATACCACTGAAGTAGTGCGCGATTTGAGTTTAGCTTTAGAGCTATCTAGCGCTAACCCCAACACACAGCATAGCGCACCCGCACTTTCATCAGATGCATCACAGGAGGCGAACAAGTCTATGAACTCTACAGCGCAAGATGTGAGCACGCCACTACACGTACGCACGGAAGGTCCACCACCGACTAAAGCCGCCAAAAAATCGACACTACCTAGTCCTATACGCAAAACTATCACCGCAGACCTGCAAACTGTCGATGCGGAGCGTGCACAAACCACAGCCAATAAAGAAGACacgaaaacaaataatatagcGGCTGCAACAACTGCAGCAACGGGCCGAAGAAGCGGACCGCCGCGACGCCGTCTCTCTGTCGCCATGGATCCTGCGAATTTGCGTATACTGTTGGACGATGATGATGCTGACTTTGCGGAAGCACGTCCACAGCGCGGTAAACGCACAACCAGCGCCAAAAGAAACAACAATAGTTCGCAAAACAACAGCGAACAAAAGAAGGACGTCGTTATATGTTTGGAGGATGACGACGATCAACCGAGCACATCAGCTGCTGCAGCGGCAGCATTGGCGGCAAAAACAGCCAAAGAAGCGACCACACAGGCTGCTGGCGGCAACAGCAGTAACGCAAATGCCAAGACGACGTCTAAAGCTGCTAAAGGCCGCAAAACGCAAGACACGCGCAAACGACCGAGTCGCGCCGCGGATGCTGGCAAGAATGGCGCCAAGAAGAAATTGACGCctaaacagcaacagcaacaacggcgcaaacagcaacaacattcaTCCGATGATGATGCGCCTATTGCGCCATCCGCCACAgcggaacaaataaaaaataaatctccATTCATTTTGGTGAAGCGTGATGGCAGCATAAATGTGGTGAATGCGCCCTTAAATGCCGAAGATGTCAATGAGAAGAACGCAGCCGCGCGGCAGGTGAAAAAACCGTCGGGTGCTGCTGGCTATGCACACGATCGGAAAAACCTGCGAGGCCTGCACTCCTCAACGCTGAGCAATAAATACGATGCGGATACCACCGACTCAACGTGGATATGTGTATTTTGTAAGCGCGGACCGCATCGCCTAGGGCTGGGCGACTTATTCGGACCCTACCTGGTCACAATCGATTGCGAGGAATATAAGGCGGCCGTAAAAACGCCCGACACCATCGATATGGATGCGATTTTTGTAAGCAAACGACGGCGTCTAGATATGGTACAGACGAATCCGCGCAATTTGCCCGTGGTGCCAGCTAAAAACTGCACAACGACCATGGGTGCGACAGTTACTGCTACACGCACCAGCGGTGCGGTAAGTATACCAAACACCTTGCGCCAGCATGACTTCTTTAGTTGCGACTCCCTTTTGCAGGGTAAAAAGAAAAAGAACTCTCAAGACACAAACGCCTGCGGTAACTCAAATACTGAAGCTTCGGCGATTATTGATCCGCTGGACTGCAGCGCAGATGAGACACTGCAGCAGAACTTTCTCGGCATGTCTAAAGTTTCGGACAAGAGCTATGAAGTATGGCTGCATGAAGATTGCATTGTTTGGGCGCCGGGCGTATACTTGGTGGGTGTACGTGTTATGGGACTCGATGCGGCGGTCTGGACCAGCACCAGCTATCATTGTGTACTGTGTAATAAGCCTGGTGCGATTGTGTGTTGTCTGCAGCGTGACTGCAAGGCAGCCGCTCATGTGCCATGTGCACGCGCAGCAGGTTGGAGTTTAAACGAATCGACAATGAAAGTACACTGTCAACAGCATGCCGTGCAACCGGCCATAGTACCGACAACATTATCAGCATTAGCagcactgcaacaacaacaatcagcaGTTTTGGAAAATTCCTGA
- the LOC106627315 gene encoding uncharacterized protein CG5098 isoform X5, whose amino-acid sequence MSNNNPHGHISQPTQNPSWNHLQLEHQMNSLLPRSLLPPFDSMDLSLQSSRSSSSPLNKIVGGHAPGMLTHEYGGHKHAATPQPPGPPPPHQHQQHSHQPQAHQHQQQQQQQQQQQSQHHGPNSYPIHNLSSNSPSLAQQQQQQQQQQQQQSQHAHHSQLSALQSSPATHGMQSGATPQSPASPAGSQGPGKYMNTNGNDCEGMLPPGGSNSGGSSSVGGNNNGASASSGTAGGGGGGPSPVHTYMREPNDAPSHMSEAYGKVPHLARNYESELQSKGAGPKPVELVSKDCNYTSLITNKMQSHAQQQQHQQQSQVSPKKQSPLRNYHAQQQHQHHHQQQQHQQQPPAFNNPPQSAMKHNGPHTPPTPQSPVMHQQTGGPLHGMDYNQMHLQQQQQQSQPQNAYPHQQQQQHMSQHLPPPPPPHALHYPPHPHAHQLPHSLLPQQPTQHQQQATQLSQQNQQHHMPSQQHLHTQMHQNQQHQHQVSPRMHQQQQQSLSAQQQQQQQNQSPPMHRSLNTHIQHTNSTNYTHLDDMAPAAPTNASNTNTYNVHTAELKKSSPPADNTVIADLSPTAVNSGANNTYSTSGNSAPKAACIPDSAESPSPEAISSHCESLDSNSNSSGGGGAGFRQRLHKRSGDTKSSGAEAVDFGSVLMPTQGQDNSPQQQYQQLSRNNIPRSPKSSPTEQVRRSPRKADIKSPASNFNKSPPTATANLGTTHTQPEKMAIASTPSSPTSQTMENGRIPPTIGSASTPLGTTAETFADSEVETIDKISAMIASTANDSATHVDANSNSSIKSVGERDSAALSSGSPKTKKQRQALKLRNAAEYNSNSNGSSNSYSAIANATATNRCMPVNDNAVAVDELRKELMQSELQQLEEANGDKSAAQTNEHEGDVEAGNRMESQGDARMRQPPPLSPQSNSHSSSSSSSTSSCSNSSRSSKTTTTTTHAESKTSGSQCPVIATTTTALEDDNKRTRQTSNERQAPTQTADAEPLNLNAHKSDTVTAAFEEVENKLEEMFAGIEDEPIIPETEDLTSQPPANTTEVVRDLSLALELSSANPNTQHSAPALSSDASQEANKSMNSTAQDVSTPLHVRTEGPPPTKAAKKSTLPSPIRKTITADLQTVDAERAQTTANKEDTKTNNIAAATTAATGRRSGPPRRRLSVAMDPANLRILLDDDDADFAEARPQRGKRTTSAKRNNNSSQNNSEQKKDVVICLEDDDDQPSTSAAAAAALAAKTAKEATTQAAGGNSSNANAKTTSKAAKGRKTQDTRKRPSRAADAGKNGAKKKLTPKQQQQQRRKQQQHSSDDDAPIAPSATAEQIKNKSPFILVKRDGSINVVNAPLNAEDVNEKNAAARQVKKPSGAAGYAHDRKNLRGLHSSTLSNKYDADTTDSTWICVFCKRGPHRLGLGDLFGPYLVTIDCEEYKAAVKTPDTIDMDAIFVSKRRRLDMVQTNPRNLPVVPAKNCTTTMGATVTATRTSGAVSIPNTLRQHDFFSCDSLLQGKKKKNSQDTNACGNSNTEASAIIDPLDCSADETLQQNFLGMSKVSDKSYEVWLHEDCIVWAPGVYLVGVRVMGLDAAVWTSTSYHCVLCNKPGAIVCCLQRDCKAAAHVPCARAAGWSLNESTMKVHCQQHAVQPAIVPTTLSALAALQQQQSAVLENS is encoded by the exons ATGTCTAATAATAATCCACATGGACACATAAGCCAACCGACGCAAAATCCTTCATGGAATCATTTGCAA ctTGAACATCAGATGAATTCGCTGCTGCCTCGTTCGCTTTTACCGCCATTCGACTCAATGGACTTATCGCTGCAATCAAGTCGCAGTTCAAGTTCACCGCTGAACAAAATCGTTGGTGGTCATGCGCCTGGTATGCTGACACATGAGTACGGTGGTCATAAGCATGCGGCCACGCCACAGCCGCCAGGACCACCGCCTCCACATCAACATCAGCAACATTCCCACCAGCCACAAGCGCATCagcatcagcagcaacaacagcaacagcagcagcagcaatcaCAACATCATGGACCGAATAGTTACCCGAT TCATAATTTATCGTCGAACTCACCTAGCTTggcacaacagcagcagcagcagcaacagcaacaacaacaacagtcgcAGCACGCACATCACTCTCAATTATCTGCATTGCAATCTTCACCAGCCACACATGGCATGCAAAGTGGCGCCACACCGCAATCGCCTGCCTCCCCAGCTGGTAGTCAAGGTCCCGGTAAATATATGAATACGAATGGCAATGATTGTGAAGGTATGCTGCCACCTGGTGGCTCAAATTCTGGCGGTTCGTCGTCAGTAGGTGGCAATAATAACGGTGCGAGTGCGAGCAGCGGTACCGCTGGTGGAGGAGGCGGCGGTCCAAGCCCTGTGCATACTTATATGCGCGAGCCTAACGATGCTCCTAGCCATATGAGTGAAGCCTATGGTAAAGTACCGCATTTGGCGCGTAACTATGAATCTGAG ttGCAGTCCAAAGGCGCCGGACCAAAGCCGGTTGAGTTGGTCAGCAAAGATTGTAATTACACTTCgcttataacaaataaaatgcaGTCGCAtgcgcagcaacagcaacatcaacaacagTCACAAGTTTCTCCCAAGAAGC AATCACCATTGCGCAATTATcatgcgcaacaacaacatcagcatcatcatcagcagcagcaacatcagCAGCAGCCACCAGCTTTCAATAACCCACCACAGTCTGCCATGAAGCATAACGGACCACATACACCGCCCACACCACAATCACCCGTAATGCATCAGCAAACTGGTGGACCCTTACATGGCATGGACTATAATCAAATGCAtttgcagcagcaacagcagcagtcgCAACCGCAGAACGCTTatccacatcaacaacaacaacaacatatgtcGCAACATTTGCCACCCCCACCGCCACCACATGCTCTACATTATCCACCACACCCGCATGCACATCAGCTGCCACACAGTCTCTTGCCGCAGCAGCCAACACAGCATCAACAGCAAGCAACACAATTGTCGCAACAAAATCAGCAACATCATATGCCATCGCAACAACACCTACACACGCAAATGCATCAAAATCAACAACATCAACACCAAGTATCGCCACGcatgcaccaacaacaacaacagtcttTATCagcacagcagcaacaacaacaacaaaaccaatcaCCACCAATGCATCGTTCACTGAACACCCACATACAACACACCAATTCCACCAATTACACGCATCTCGATGATATGGCGCCTGCTGCTCCAACCAATGCATCAAATACCAACACGTACAACGTGCACACAGCAGAGTTGAAAAAATCGTCACCACCTGCTGATAACACCGTAATAGCTGATCTCTCACCGACAGCAGTCAACAGTGGTGCGAATAATACGTACTCCACCAGCGGGAACAGTGCGCCCAAAGCGGCTTGCATACCCGACAGCGCCGAGTCGCCTTCACCGGAAGCTATTTCATCGCATTGCGAGTCCTTGGACTCGAATAGCAATAGTAGTGGCGGAGGAGGCGCAGGTTTTCGACAACGTCTACATAAACGTAGTGGTGACACCAAATCATCCGGCGCTGAGGCTGTAGATTTCGGCAGTGTTTTAATGCCAACACAAGGCCAAGATAACTCACCACAGCAGCAGTACCAACAATTGTCTAGGAACAACATTCCACGCAGTCCAAAGTCGTCACCAACGGAACAAGTGCGTCGTTCACCGCGCAAAGCTGATAT CAAATCTCCTGCAAGCAATTTCAACAAATCACCTCCCACTGCAACGGCAAATTTAGgtacaacacacacacagcccGAAAAAATGGCAATCGCCTCTACACCATCCTCGCCGACAAGCCAAACAATGGAGAATGGACGCATACCGCCAACAATTGGCTCGGCCTCAACTCCATTGGGCACAACGGCAGAAACATTTGCCGACTCCGAAGTGGAGACAATTGACAAAATCAGCGCCATGATCGCCAGCACCGCAAATGACAGCGCAACACACGTGGATGCGAACAGTAATTCAAGCATAAAGAGTGTTGGTGAACGTGACAGCGCCGCTCTCAGTAGCGGCAGCCCGAAAACCAAAAAGCAACGGCAAGCGCTGAAATTGCGCAACGCCGCCGAATACAATTCGAATTCGAATGGCTCAAGCAATTCATATAGCGCCATAGCAAATGCCACCGCCACCAATAGATGTATGCCCGTCAACGATAATGCCGTTGCCGTCGATGAGTTGCGCAAAGAATTGATGCAATCAGAATTACAACAACTGGAGGAGGCTAATGGCGACAAATCCGCAGCGCAAACCAATGAACACGAGGGCGATGTTGAAGCTGGCAATCGTATGGAGTCGCAAGGAGATGCGCGCATGAGGCAGCCACCACCACTAAGTCCGCAAAGTAATAGTCACAGCAGCAGCAGTTCGTCCAGCACTTCCAGTTGCAGTAACTCCAGTCGCAGCAGcaagacaacaacaacgacaacgcATGCAGAGAGCAAAACATCGGGAAGTCAGTGTCCagttatagcaacaacaacgacagctTTGGAAGATGACAATAAGCGCACACGACAAACTTCAAACGAGCGACAAGCGCCGACGCAAACTGCCGACGCCGAaccactgaatttaaatgcacaTAAGAGCGACACAGTGACAGCGGCATTCGAAGAG GTTGAAAATAAGTTGGAAGAGATGTTTGCCGGCATCGAAGATGAGCCCATCATACCGGAGACCGAAGATCTTACTTCACAGCCGCCCGCCAATACCACTGAAGTAGTGCGCGATTTGAGTTTAGCTTTAGAGCTATCTAGCGCTAACCCCAACACACAGCATAGCGCACCCGCACTTTCATCAGATGCATCACAGGAGGCGAACAAGTCTATGAACTCTACAGCGCAAGATGTGAGCACGCCACTACACGTACGCACGGAAGGTCCACCACCGACTAAAGCCGCCAAAAAATCGACACTACCTAGTCCTATACGCAAAACTATCACCGCAGACCTGCAAACTGTCGATGCGGAGCGTGCACAAACCACAGCCAATAAAGAAGACacgaaaacaaataatatagcGGCTGCAACAACTGCAGCAACGGGCCGAAGAAGCGGACCGCCGCGACGCCGTCTCTCTGTCGCCATGGATCCTGCGAATTTGCGTATACTGTTGGACGATGATGATGCTGACTTTGCGGAAGCACGTCCACAGCGCGGTAAACGCACAACCAGCGCCAAAAGAAACAACAATAGTTCGCAAAACAACAGCGAACAAAAGAAGGACGTCGTTATATGTTTGGAGGATGACGACGATCAACCGAGCACATCAGCTGCTGCAGCGGCAGCATTGGCGGCAAAAACAGCCAAAGAAGCGACCACACAGGCTGCTGGCGGCAACAGCAGTAACGCAAATGCCAAGACGACGTCTAAAGCTGCTAAAGGCCGCAAAACGCAAGACACGCGCAAACGACCGAGTCGCGCCGCGGATGCTGGCAAGAATGGCGCCAAGAAGAAATTGACGCctaaacagcaacagcaacaacggcgcaaacagcaacaacattcaTCCGATGATGATGCGCCTATTGCGCCATCCGCCACAgcggaacaaataaaaaataaatctccATTCATTTTGGTGAAGCGTGATGGCAGCATAAATGTGGTGAATGCGCCCTTAAATGCCGAAGATGTCAATGAGAAGAACGCAGCCGCGCGGCAGGTGAAAAAACCGTCGGGTGCTGCTGGCTATGCACACGATCGGAAAAACCTGCGAGGCCTGCACTCCTCAACGCTGAGCAATAAATACGATGCGGATACCACCGACTCAACGTGGATATGTGTATTTTGTAAGCGCGGACCGCATCGCCTAGGGCTGGGCGACTTATTCGGACCCTACCTGGTCACAATCGATTGCGAGGAATATAAGGCGGCCGTAAAAACGCCCGACACCATCGATATGGATGCGATTTTTGTAAGCAAACGACGGCGTCTAGATATGGTACAGACGAATCCGCGCAATTTGCCCGTGGTGCCAGCTAAAAACTGCACAACGACCATGGGTGCGACAGTTACTGCTACACGCACCAGCGGTGCGGTAAGTATACCAAACACCTTGCGCCAGCATGACTTCTTTAGTTGCGACTCCCTTTTGCAGGGTAAAAAGAAAAAGAACTCTCAAGACACAAACGCCTGCGGTAACTCAAATACTGAAGCTTCGGCGATTATTGATCCGCTGGACTGCAGCGCAGATGAGACACTGCAGCAGAACTTTCTCGGCATGTCTAAAGTTTCGGACAAGAGCTATGAAGTATGGCTGCATGAAGATTGCATTGTTTGGGCGCCGGGCGTATACTTGGTGGGTGTACGTGTTATGGGACTCGATGCGGCGGTCTGGACCAGCACCAGCTATCATTGTGTACTGTGTAATAAGCCTGGTGCGATTGTGTGTTGTCTGCAGCGTGACTGCAAGGCAGCCGCTCATGTGCCATGTGCACGCGCAGCAGGTTGGAGTTTAAACGAATCGACAATGAAAGTACACTGTCAACAGCATGCCGTGCAACCGGCCATAGTACCGACAACATTATCAGCATTAGCagcactgcaacaacaacaatcagcaGTTTTGGAAAATTCCTGA